The sequence ttgaaaatgggttttcagaaaacaaatcggttttatttttgatcaaaatattttctcgttcaagctcgagtttagatatcattgaattccatgagtttgtaattctcaatctttaaggtcaatctcaaggattgagtaatatcaggcttaaaagctgatttttgatctttaaggagattatcctttctggggatctgattcattagtcttatcaagctaatttgcacggtgcccccccattgtacgagataaatccttctcatggttaggataaatctgaccacttggcgaccctgtttgatgctgaggtccgtggattttctgctgattttagagatgacttttctagatttttcgtcaacctacagctggtctggacgacaacttcatgacctaaatcaagaagcgcgtgtctttttcggaagactttacttccttttaatgatggaattgattcatcgtgtagatccatcttttctttcaaatatattacagtaaatcgggtaaaacagttaatttagtccaaaacaaaagcacctgcaataactttacagaaacatgtgatatatagtttttaattgaataacttggtacattctccccacacttagtttctttctttgcctttttattctcatttattccattttaaatgaattcaattgttttagggtgtttctcaatttatgtcctttccgaggtaacgataatttcggtattaacacctagttttcaccgttcataaatatgtataaacatgattttgaattcatttagttgaaattttttttttttttttttttaaaaattttcacaaaatttagaaaataagccaagaatagatccgagagaatttataacctttccccacacttaagatcatgcaatgccctcatttgcatgaaatcagactctaattataaattcatgagggtgattagtgtagaaagtagttaaagataccataaaattgcaggatgatagatggtgcacctcatcgttcattccttcttgttttatcacacatgtttttcttcaaaaacggttgcttttctgaactgtttactaatatttgaaaaaacttcttttatcctaacttatcatgcatttttgttaacgagttatgcactaacccgaacccctaatttaacattaagtggggttaaacttccccacacttagctgacgacatgtgaagtcggtagaataagttccacgaattagagtagtgagccagttatttacatctcgggtggtgtataatatatcaatgggtttaaagtttagactcgcccgattgtcactacttaattcttttttaagtgtagcttttagtaaatggatatgtctcttttctggttcttggtcaaatggatcgatatacaccgacatacatattatagggtggacaatttctaacgtttccttctttTTATTCTCgacatcaaagttttcacctctattacccaattgggtgaaattcgaggtgtcattatctattacagctcgtagttcatttccggtggatgactcgtctattgagaatattgggttggaaggttgtggaatggtgaagttcggtttggccttgggggtaaaattttcaacgttatcgtattcccaagagtaccaatttgttacccttacttcttctttatacattgatggatcgatgatttcgtcggtagaggctaatgtgtcgatatgttgtgaaattggtaagactgaataaaaagtatcatcgggatagttggtgatttcggagctctcgaattcatcaaaattcgatgatatgagattttcttgcacacgactcctcagatcaacaggtgtgtagtctgatagagttttagcttgccggtttacaaactctctcatttgttcattttgagcattgagttcttcgagtttgattttcatattgtctaataaattttcagacatgtaattttcctcgtctactggttgttgagtttggatatattcttgggaataatcccaatttgaattgtattcttcataatcattccattcaggttccgtgggtgcgtaatttttcataggaacgtaataataacattcccatgttgagtgataatctccacagatttcacaaccagttattgtttcgtcattcgtgatccaaaattgaccgaacgaattgtcatcaacactcgtttgagagtattgatttaattgattttggatatcaaaaagagtttccatagccttgttttcaaaattttccattttattgcgatggccaaattttagctacaatgtggtgcatttactaattatcctattagttataaaaatagaaaaacttatataagttgtccaattaatagacttttctgcttttgcccacgtttcgaatagccaaaagatgcagcagggagccagaaccctttaaatcggaagctcacaactcagccactaacaaatccaactattactacgaagcagaaaattgtcaacgtccattaatttaaccacttaaataatttttctttctgtttgagatattagataagaaatagagaaaatttctaagtcctaaaaactaaagcgtcgagaaataaggaagaaaaagaatgcgcgtcgaaaaataaaaataagaaaatagcgcgtcgtaacttaaaaaggaattaaaaactaagaattaaaagttgcgtctaaaaatattaaagcttaaaagaaaaactatatcccaaatggtaataacttaaaaagatactaaaatataaaaacggcgtcgcaaaattctaaagcacctaaatcttagtctaaagaaaaagcacttaagggattttacggcaaagcctaaaaatctagaagtaaaaataactatggcaaaaactaagtttaaaactaaatatgagctaaaaatacaaatattacgctaaaatgattaaaaagggataaaatataaaaatatacaaaaaattgtaaaagtacaatttttataaaaatattatttttatattatttatttattaaaactattaattttacatataataaaactaattaaaatttaaaatacaatttaattaaaaaaacttaaactaattataataattaaactaattagggtttattaataataataataataaaatccgtaattaatgtgaaattagggttctgtcacgtgtgtcagagtgtctccacgagtcgcggtatttcaagcagcaaaccccgcgagtcgcggggttccaaaattcaactctggtacagtttttaattcgacgtgtttttttttttattgtttttctaaaaatatatttatacaaatatatattaaaaatatagcgttttgccaagtccccggcagcggcgccaaaaacttgatgtggtagcgtgggggtacgtgatagtactatattttactacgaaatacgttacaaattacacaagttttaattatttatttacaaatgggatatacctaaaccttgctacaacactataggcagtgtacctaatcgtagagtagtataatttttagtaagtccggttcgttccacagggagcgggcttattgcacactatatttttaaacaactatatttgtacaaaatatatataattatatataataatatataaaagggggtttaccgtttaatgaccggtttgtcgatttatattttaagcgaagtgtatagtaaatgacgatatttaaataacaatataaaataaataacaataattgaaatgacaataaataaaagtacgaggaaaaatgaaataaaatatattatgcttatttaaacttccgtaaccatgatgtttgacgttttgattttaatttattgtcctgggctaattgtcctttgtcctggatgtatttgaaacctatctggtttttgtccataatagttcatcggtcataattataaactgctcggcaaatttaaccttatacccgaagtcaaatattccaactaactggggattcgaactgtaacaaggtcttaatactttgcttaatgaatacaccaggttatcgactgtgtgtaaaccaaggttttaatactttgttaacaattacaccaattacccttgaatgtaatccacccctgttttaatgagttcattgactattaatccatccccgtgtccggtcaaatgaacaataattcgtacttataaatatcccgcccatcgtgtccgattaagcgtatgtggttatatatagatacttcaaatcataacctttatattaaattaacgaggtatcgttaatttaatataaagcccattaatagcccatagtctaatttccacaagtgtcattcttttgtccaaaccccaattatggtacaaaacccaattactccgtctttaatatttagtccaacatcatgattactttggctcaaataagcataataataacttaagtacgagacattaatttaaaaaggagaacatagcttacattgattatttatcgcgtagtgttacacggacagagctccgactttaaaaacccgtaaaaataacttttacataacccaaactaatctaatataacactaatctatactatatatacatatatatatttatttatattatactagggagtattattattattatattttttttactcgcagaattcgtgaccttttataggagttttgatttctgacagctccgcgagtcgtggagtttttagccttcaaactccgcgagtcgcggagtttgaaaatccagctcaggatcatttgtctcatagcttgtcgacataatttttaaatatatataatatataaataatttatataattatttaaatattatattatattcttgtgcatagttgacttgtaatttttggtccgttgcgtcgggcgttgatagttgactcatgttccggttccggattttcgaacgtccttgcgtacaatttaatatcttgtactttgcgttttgtaacttgtactcttgtcatttttagacgtttttcatcaataaattgaaccttttgaattgtatcttgaacatttgagctttttggacgtttgtgtcttcaaatcttcgttttcgccttttgtcttcgcacttatttatttaaacaattacaatgaaaatataatacaattacatatgaaaacctattatttaggagggatattgctatgaaatatatgttcctttttagccttatcaatttcgaattattatttatatatacatacacacatatctaattacaattaattgttcgtgaatcgtcgagagcagtcgaaggtcaattgaatatatgaacatcgtttctaaaattttctaaactcaacattacatactttgcttatcgtatcagaatcatataaagactaagtttaaatttgttcgaaaatctccgggtcgtcacatgtgtcCATTTGGGTTGATTAGATGATTAAGGTTATTTGTAACAATAAGTACTGCGTTATAATAAAGTTGTGATTACGGGTTTTATGTTAGACATATTAGTTAGGCTCAAGTCCAATATGTGGGCTTGGGTCCATTAGGGGTTGGTTAGATGATTAGGATTATTTGTAATATAAATACCGCGTTATAATAAAGTCGTGATTACGGTTTTATTCTCTAACACACTACACTACATTTTAGGTATAAACACAAGTTACATACCCAAATGATTAATAATTCAAAAAAGCAACAATCACACAACAAGATAATGAGAATGTAAACGACACGAGACATTAACTTGGTTACATCCAATCTACTCGATTGAATTGATTTAATCTATAGTCAACTCAAAAGAAATCTCATTAATTTTCGTATTTTGATGCTTTCAAGAGCAGAGCAGGTATTCCAATCTATATTGTAAGCCATGAAAGAAAAGTAAAAAACAGATTTTCTTCCGACATCAATGATCCCACCGAGATCTTGACCATCTGAACCAAATTTGATTTTCCCACTGGGATTTATGTAATCCCATCGTGATCGACCTCAAGACTTCAGTTTTTGCTTTTCTTTGATCGATTTTTTATTAAGGTTGTAGATTTTGAACAAAAACTCGAAGGAACAAGTGCAGGGGGACCTCTCGTTTGGCGAGGGTCATTCACCAAAGGCGACCAAGGATGTCAGTACGCGAGATTCATGTTCGAGCAGGTTGGAGTATGGGAATTAAGGGAGGTCGCGAATCGCGACTTGGGGTACCTAAATGCGATCTTCAACTTGGCCAGCAAGTCGCAACAATTGTTTCCTTATTTGGTTTGTGCTATAAATTTAACCCGTAGCTTCTTGTAACTCTAACACACTTGTGAAAATTAATAAGAATTTACTTTCGATTGATCATGAATTAAACCAAAAACAATATTGTATATAATCATGTTAAATAACAAAATTTCTTGATTTTACACTATCAACACACATCAGTCATCTACCTTTCGCTAATTAAATATAAAAAGTTGAGAAACAAAAGGGAACAATTCACTTGCTTTCCGAGACATTGAAACCGCAAATTCATGAGGCTGACTCATCCTCCGCCTCCGGTAGCCCTCGCATTCGCCGCCGGCACACAGGAAGATGCTACTCAATTGAACGTCGTTGGTGGACCAGCTCTTCGTAAAAAAGCAGCTGGCATCCGTCCATGGCTTCTTCTCGATTCCACCGGTCAGGCTCAAATTATCGAAGCCGGTAAACATGCTATCATGCGCCGTACAGGTTTACCTGCCCGTGATCTTCGGATCCTTGACCCGATTCTATCGTATCCGTCTACCGTACTTGGTAGAGAACGAGCAATTGTGATTAACCTTGAGCATATTAAAGCTATAATTACTGCTCAAGAGGTTTTGTTGCTTAATTCTAAAGATCCTTCTGTTACTCCTTTTGTTGATGAACTTCAACGCCGTATCTTGCGTCATCATCACGCTTCTAAACAGGTTTTCTATTTAAATTTGTTCTATcagtttatttaatttttttatttatttttttggagAATTTTTTGAAATCATTTGAATCAAGTATTTTGATTGCTCACAGGTGAAACATACGTTAAGCTGATTATTGCCTAATATTAGTTGAAAAATATGCCCTAATTTCATACTCCATATTAGGTTTAATGAAATAGACTCACAAATGCCTTCAGCAAGTAACTTTCTAGAGTGTACAGAATGGGATAAAACTAATCAAATGTGTTTGAATCAAAACATTTGCCTTCAGAATGATGATGCTtgtgaagttgtgatgtggtccagctgtTGGTGGCTTGCCTCCCTTAAGGGAGGTCAGcgtttggctacatattaaaaacacaatttcatccctgacatgaagtatccacccatgggccatggcacctttcccatatcgtttgtggggtaaaggggaggggggttttacttggccatgTCTttcgatcggtttcaaggtttcctctcgggcagcgatgggggcggggttttaTCGctacatcggcatagtcgaaacgggagatgatcgcaacgggtggtttagtccccctcaggTGATCCCATTCGCTGTAAAAAAAAAGAATGATGATGGTTGTTTACTGTCTACCCTAAACTAGAGCGAAAAAAATTCGTTTGTTTGTAGATAATGGAATTATATTTCATATCTCATGCAATAAATCAAATAGTTGTATATTACTGAAAGAAGCGAGATTTGATTAAAATCAGCTACTAGTTATAGTCAAATCAGTAAGTGAAAAGTTTGCTTGTAGCAAGTTTATGTGGACCGCTTTCTTGTTAAATGCTGTTGCTGTTGTAACTTGTTTAGGAGGGAATGGTAGATGGTGATAATGACTGGACACATTTGTATGATTTGGGAGAATCACGTTCAAGAGAAGTTAGTCCTCCGAGAGCAGCTGAGAGTGTCCCAGAGAGTGGTCACGAGGTCAAAGCTGACGGCAAACATTCATTTGATAAACGAGATGGACCAAAGCTTCTTCCTTTTGAGTTCATTTCACTCGAAGCATGCCTTGAGGCGGCTTGTGGTTCATTGGATAATGAGGTGAGTGACAGGTTTATATGGATGTCTTTTTCTTCCGTGTGTATAGTTTATATATCTTTTTTATTGATGTTGATTTTTGGAAAAATGTCAAATTAGGCAAGGACATTGGAGCAAGAAGCTCATCCAGCACTGGATAAGCTGACCTCGAAAATTAGTACTCTCAATTTGGAACGTGTCCGTCAAATTAAAAGTCGGTTGGTTGCTATTACAGGACGTGTTCAGAAGGTATGTCGGTTCAACCTTGTAACTCGACTAATATTGATCTTTTGGGTTTGACTCTGTATAACGCTCGTTCTGGATGTATATTTTTTTTGTTCAGGTTAGGGATGAATTAGAGCATTTGCtcgatgatgatgaagatatgGCGGAAATGTATCTAACTGACAAACTGGAGCAGCAACTAGAcaattcttcttcatcttcatttaTAAATGAAGAAGAGGACATGGATGAAGAGATTCTTCAAACCGAAAATGATGACAGGTTTGTGTTTGGACTAACTATTTGCTCTTAATACTGCCATACTTATTATTAAATAATTTTGTCtttgtaaataaaaatgttataccaGAGTTCCAGCTGAGGGTGTAATCGATGGGAATGAGGATGCACATGAACATCTTTATCGAGCTAATACAATTGGAAGAGACAGCCGTGGGACCCGCACTAGTACAACACGGAGTAATAGCAAGCACCTTGATATTGAGGAACTTGAAATGCTGTTGGAGGCTTACTTTGTTCAAATTGATGGTACTCTGAATAAATTATCCACTGTAAGTATGACTCATATGACAGACAATGTTTATCTTTTGAAATGAAGTTTAAGATATAATTATGATTGTATATGTGTGTGAATGTGTGCAGTTGAGGGAGTATGTGGATGACACAGAAGATTACATCAACATAATGCTTGATGACAAGCAGAATCATCTTCTGCAAATGGGTGTTATGTTGACAACTGCAACTTTGGTTGTGAGCGCGTTTGTGGTGGTTGCTGGTGTGTTTGGAATGAATATTCATATCGATCTGTTTGCGGATGACAATGAAGCATTGAAGGAAATCGGTATGCGTAAATTTTTATGGACTGTGGGTGGTGGGACCATTGGGAGTATCTTCTTATATGTTATTGCCATTTTCTGGTGCAAGAGCAATAGGCTTTTGGAGTAAGTGTCTCCAAAGTCCAATTGAATAAAAATAAATCAACCCATATGTTTATGATGATTAATTGTTCATCTCATAAGATGATCAATACATATATTGGATGGACTAGTTTACTGTCAATAGCCCATTAAACTCTGTAGAATTCTAAACTGACAAAATACAACCGTGCACCATATGTAAACACTATGTTACTTATATAAAttgtttttgtttttctttttaaaaaacagTTGGTCTTCATTATCTGTTGTTGCAAGTTTGATGTTTTTGTTACTTTGTTTTTCGGCCTTAATAGATAAAACTTTATCTATTTGCTTGTTATGTTGCTCTCATTTTGCAGCTAAATATCTTATATCTATATACTAATACATGGAGTAAGTGAGTCAATATCAAGCgttgatttattggcgacttgattgTCACTTGGAGTCTAAATTTAATGTGCAGGATAAAACCCATAGAAATTTGATCCTACCGTTTTCACGGCGTCTCAtgtttttttttctatattttattttattttaaaatctttcctAACTATTGGCtggaggtccattcggaagcaatctctttcttCGTCGAAGAGAGAGAGAAAGGGAAGACTTTCTCTACTTCTTGGAGTGTATGACTCTGGGTGGAGAAACTTTTCTTTATTCAAAGATatgggaagaattgtctacatctcacctccctcatacaccacgcatgtggtattgagtttttttGTTGTTGTATGGAGTAAGTGAATAGTTATGGATGAatgacagaattgataaatcgtatagtccaacaacatgtacaacatataagtccaagagtccatcattttttaaaaccaattggtgatagagggacttcccctttgacttatatgcatacatttgtttttgtccatgaccgatgtggaataacttcccaacacgcccccttcacatcgaggcgtggaacggttgtagagatggcggcaagaagaaggcctgactcaatctctttatagcgacggcggcacacacatgggggcctgactcggactcgctttgtaaaaccgtttacctgagctctgataccatgacagaattgataaatcgtatagtccaacaacatgtacaacatataagtccaagagtccatccttttctaaagtcaattggtgatagagggacttcccctttgacttatatgcatatatttgtttttgtccatg comes from Rutidosis leptorrhynchoides isolate AG116_Rl617_1_P2 chromosome 4, CSIRO_AGI_Rlap_v1, whole genome shotgun sequence and encodes:
- the LOC139845322 gene encoding magnesium transporter MRS2-3-like, with the translated sequence MRLTHPPPPVALAFAAGTQEDATQLNVVGGPALRKKAAGIRPWLLLDSTGQAQIIEAGKHAIMRRTGLPARDLRILDPILSYPSTVLGRERAIVINLEHIKAIITAQEVLLLNSKDPSVTPFVDELQRRILRHHHASKQEGMVDGDNDWTHLYDLGESRSREVSPPRAAESVPESGHEVKADGKHSFDKRDGPKLLPFEFISLEACLEAACGSLDNEARTLEQEAHPALDKLTSKISTLNLERVRQIKSRLVAITGRVQKVRDELEHLLDDDEDMAEMYLTDKLEQQLDNSSSSSFINEEEDMDEEILQTENDDRVPAEGVIDGNEDAHEHLYRANTIGRDSRGTRTSTTRSNSKHLDIEELEMLLEAYFVQIDGTLNKLSTLREYVDDTEDYINIMLDDKQNHLLQMGVMLTTATLVVSAFVVVAGVFGMNIHIDLFADDNEALKEIGMRKFLWTVGGGTIGSIFLYVIAIFWCKSNRLLE